Within the Desulfobacterales bacterium genome, the region GATGCCAACGCCAATTTTAATGAGGTTTTGGGCGTCGAGGTTCACGACACCTTGGGCGGCGCACGGGAAGAGATGAAAAAAGGTCAGGTGCCCAGTGGCATGACCAAGGATATTTTCATGTCCATGAAAATGGAGGAAGCAATAGTTGAAGCGGACGGTTATGATTTGATTGTGATGGGGCAACCCGAAGGTGCGGGTTGCTATTGTGCCGCCAATTCACTGCTGTGCAGGTTTTTGGAAACGCTGACCGCCAACTATCCCTATATGGTAATGGACAACGAGGCCGGAATGGAGCATATCAGCCGGCTGACCACCCAGAATGTGGACGTGTTGCTGCTGGTCTCGGATACCTCCCGAAGAAGTCTCCAGGCGGCAATTCGAATTTATCAGCTCGCAAAGCAACTCAATATCGGCTTCAAAAAAAGTTATTTGGTGGTAAACCAGGCCAAAAACGGGCTGTCACACGGTGCCATGGAAATGATTGAAGCCGAGGGGCTGACGCTAGCCGGCCTTATACCGGAGGACCCGATGATATACGAGTTCGATTCCGAGGGACGTCCTACCGTGGAAATGCCAGAGGAAAGCCCTTCGGTCAAGGCGGCCTACCATTTATTCGACAATATCATCGGATAGTAACCGCCGGGTGTATTAAAGATGAGCAGCGCAAATCCAGCGGATTATACGCACGGCAATCCATACGGCGAACTTTATATTTATTATTTGTCGGGCCGAGTCCCCGCAAGCGCTGAACGCACACTTGCAGGTTTTCTCGGCAATTGGGAAGAAGACGGGTTTTCTTTTCTATTTTTTTCGCAACCGGCGAATGGGCAGGTGGCGATGTTGTTAAAGGCATCGCCCGAGCTGGCCCTTCTGGATAGCTTTCATATGCGGTATGAAGAATGGCAGGGGGCCGCCGCATCGGCGTTGCGTATAGGAAAATTTCATGTGAGACCGCCCTGGTTGATTGCTGCTGCGGACCGGTGCGCTCCAGAAGTGAGCCTGCCGATTATTCTTGACCCTGGCGTCGTATTCGGCACCGGCGCGCATGCGACCACGAGAGACTGCCTGGAGGCGGTTGAAATCGCCGTGTGCGCGGGCGGCTGTGATTCCGTGTTGGATCTGGGCACGGGTACCGGGCTTCTGGCCCTGGCGGCGACCCAAAGCGGGTGTGGCCGATGCCTCGCAGTGGACCTCAATGCGCTGGCAGCCGAAACCGCCTCAAACAACGTACGACTGAATCATATGGAAGATCGAATTCTGGTCATTCGGGGCAGAGCGGAAGATTTTATTGATTTACCCGCGGATCTGCTGATTGCGAATATTCATTTTGAAATTATGCAGCAATTGATTCGTTCCGCGGGATTTTTAACCAAAAAGCGCTTTATTCTGTCGGGTCTGATGAGAAGCGAGGCAAAGGCGGTTCGGGACTTTTTATGTCGGGCGCCGGTGACCATTTTACAGGAATGGTCCAGCGACGGAATTTGGCACACCTTTTTAGGCACTGCGACCAGATTCGGCAATGCCGGAAACTGAAAGCTTGAAGCCGGGAGGCTGAAAAGCGTTAAGGATAAAAACCATTATGATCATCACGTGCTGGGGGTCTAGAGGTTCCATTTCGGTTTCCGGAAAAGATTATATCAAATATGGTGGCGACACCACCTGTGTTGAGATTGTAACCAAAACCGGCGACACCCTCATCGTGGATGCGGGTACCGGTATTCGCAGACTCGGCTACCACCTTTATGAAAACAAAAGAAATTCATTCCATCTGTTGTTCACGCATGCCCACTGGGATCATGTGATCGGATTTCCCTTTTTCAGGCCGCTTTTTTCAAAAGAGGTGACGATCGTTTTGCACTCGGGACCTTTTTCGATAAAAGGGATTCGGCGCGTTCTGGCCGACACCATGGCGCCACCCCATTTTCCGGTTTCCTTCGATCATATCGAAGCCCGGATTGAATACAGACGCACTCCGGCAAGCGCTTTTTCCGTTGGCGCCCTTCAGGTGATTCCCATACCCATCAGTCATCCCAATAACGGCTTTGGATACAAGTTTATAGAGGATGGAAAGACATTCGTTTTTTTAACAGATAATGAACTCAATTATATCCATCCACACGGACTTTCCATAGAAGCCTATATCGATTTTGCCGCCGGCGCCGATCTTCTTTTTCACGATGCCGAATTTACGCCGCAAGAATATCAACTAACCGCCGGTTGGGGGCACTCGGTATACACCGACGCATTGGAACTGGCCAGAAGCGCCGGTGTCAAAACGCTGGGGTTTTTTCATTTGAACCAGGAACGATCGGACCAACAGCTGGACCGCCTCATGAATACCGTCAGCCAGGATATTCAAAAAAACGGTTATGGATTTGATTGTCTGGCGGTGGGGTGTGGTATGAGATTTAAAATTTGAGTTTTTACGAGACCATCCATCAAAAAGGGGAAACTCAATGGGTACGAACCTTTCTCAGGCGGCCGATTTACTGGCGATATCCCGCGTAACCATTGCGTTGACCGGTGCGGGAATTTCGGTGGAAAGTGGTATTGCGCCTTTTAGAGGGCGGGGCGGCGTTTGGGAGAAGTTTGACCCCTTTGAATATGCGCACATCGACAGTTACCGAAAGCACCCGGATAAAATTTGGAAGGAATTTCTTTTTCCCCTGGTTCAAACCCTGAATAAGGCGGAACCCAATAACGGTCACAAGGGGTTGGCGAAACTCGAAGACCTCGGGC harbors:
- a CDS encoding AAA family ATPase, translating into MPFSIALAGKGGTGKTTLAGMLVKYLVSRGKTPVLAVDADANANFNEVLGVEVHDTLGGAREEMKKGQVPSGMTKDIFMSMKMEEAIVEADGYDLIVMGQPEGAGCYCAANSLLCRFLETLTANYPYMVMDNEAGMEHISRLTTQNVDVLLLVSDTSRRSLQAAIRIYQLAKQLNIGFKKSYLVVNQAKNGLSHGAMEMIEAEGLTLAGLIPEDPMIYEFDSEGRPTVEMPEESPSVKAAYHLFDNIIG
- a CDS encoding 50S ribosomal protein L11 methyltransferase, producing the protein MSSANPADYTHGNPYGELYIYYLSGRVPASAERTLAGFLGNWEEDGFSFLFFSQPANGQVAMLLKASPELALLDSFHMRYEEWQGAAASALRIGKFHVRPPWLIAAADRCAPEVSLPIILDPGVVFGTGAHATTRDCLEAVEIAVCAGGCDSVLDLGTGTGLLALAATQSGCGRCLAVDLNALAAETASNNVRLNHMEDRILVIRGRAEDFIDLPADLLIANIHFEIMQQLIRSAGFLTKKRFILSGLMRSEAKAVRDFLCRAPVTILQEWSSDGIWHTFLGTATRFGNAGN
- a CDS encoding MBL fold metallo-hydrolase, whose protein sequence is MIITCWGSRGSISVSGKDYIKYGGDTTCVEIVTKTGDTLIVDAGTGIRRLGYHLYENKRNSFHLLFTHAHWDHVIGFPFFRPLFSKEVTIVLHSGPFSIKGIRRVLADTMAPPHFPVSFDHIEARIEYRRTPASAFSVGALQVIPIPISHPNNGFGYKFIEDGKTFVFLTDNELNYIHPHGLSIEAYIDFAAGADLLFHDAEFTPQEYQLTAGWGHSVYTDALELARSAGVKTLGFFHLNQERSDQQLDRLMNTVSQDIQKNGYGFDCLAVGCGMRFKI